From the Natrarchaeobaculum aegyptiacum genome, one window contains:
- a CDS encoding MarR family transcriptional regulator codes for MVDTDGEDIEDLPPSAKLVFKVLEYDGPLTQKQIVEESMLSARTVRYALERLEEIGIVDEDIYFADARQSLYRLEERVAADGNGVEEAPKKDACCAE; via the coding sequence ATGGTAGACACCGACGGGGAGGATATCGAAGACCTGCCACCGAGTGCGAAACTCGTTTTCAAGGTGCTCGAGTACGACGGCCCGCTGACCCAGAAACAGATCGTCGAGGAGTCGATGCTGTCGGCCCGTACGGTCCGATACGCCCTCGAGCGACTCGAGGAGATCGGAATCGTCGACGAGGACATCTACTTTGCGGACGCTCGTCAGAGTCTCTATCGCCTCGAAGAACGCGTCGCCGCCGACGGCAACGGCGTCGAGGAGGCGCCGAAAAAGGACGCCTGCTGCGCGGAGTGA
- a CDS encoding DUF7289 family protein — MAGKNGVAPWDTGSRGASPIVGIVILFGLVILGAALVFVSGSAMIDALESEADRERLSLCIDETDHRLGTVAGTGHEMPLDFDDPSCQSELIEDGVIEVVWYNDSPDWDDNVSTELNALEFESDGQTVAHQGGGIWEDTGDEIRVISDPAIQYDNETLQFNLMALEEGDLEGSTPIARANHSQASDFSDEVMDEARLHENIAFRVDSSYHDGWNRSLHDTLGSGVHPGVTIDHRPGEGENGVVEVTIEDVLEEHEETELAVVDDDGLKERNGNPIDPQVIDGPGGGNPVFHLGGVLENVGDEPVTQEVTGTILDPSGTEVLNASETVGPVDPGDEVHLGDPGGENLQFEPAQYEGNFEYGTTYNYTIETQDDELDDPGSFYYGMAGSNFNVTDIDTSETSDNATVTATITNRGVEDGTQYVSLEVESINGTANQSVDLEYGSSTTVEWTLNRSVLPAGSSTVTVSTEDDSDTDSVTGNPIDAEDTFIVEDGGVGDDYIVEIGTEATFEVNVTSYYLTDGVTEDVELSIPGANPDVESKEVTLDSGETTTLEFDVDVDRDTFSSGTAYEYNVTTDSTGFADPGTFFVGEPGSEFELSNPNVSIEDDEDFAYVTADLENIGVENGSQDVEFDLEYLDPMPDELVDEGLYDDIPLEDESVTREPGEIGTIALPINQTLLLDGPYEATIWTDDAGPVSTTFEITAGVDPDTAGLDDIENATVEISIVSSQVSGINRGDHQLGTMTLEVLTERDGVAHSEHTFQNTQGGNNVNTYPAWEEQSQHTFNTTLEIEEKSTLTLASRSYGTPNSHVCDVETANRVGGGNHIWCTDIDTQQANTMVDPVDATADEEEQNLRVRTAEDNELPDQLEPGNEEQLSLPDMLEDINDPAIDRDSLWSDGELDLRDNEFLFIFETTIECGYGWGGTTTSACSRHGGMNDQDALWNYAIEEGPNDPNFNDLVVYVRVERADVDPGTPEITITPAESETGDFGGGTPPNGGTEPADSELVVDDGIDGTDGPELGPGQASDEDGDWSRPSGIDVGSDHIVIG, encoded by the coding sequence ATGGCGGGGAAGAACGGCGTCGCTCCATGGGATACCGGAAGCCGTGGTGCAAGTCCGATCGTTGGAATCGTGATCCTGTTCGGGCTGGTGATTCTGGGCGCAGCGCTGGTCTTCGTTTCGGGGTCGGCGATGATCGACGCCCTCGAGTCGGAGGCCGATCGGGAACGGCTTTCGCTGTGTATCGACGAGACCGATCACCGGCTCGGAACCGTTGCCGGGACGGGTCACGAGATGCCACTCGACTTCGACGACCCGAGCTGTCAGTCAGAACTGATCGAAGACGGCGTAATCGAGGTGGTCTGGTACAACGACTCCCCGGACTGGGACGACAACGTCTCGACGGAACTGAACGCACTCGAGTTCGAGTCGGACGGACAGACGGTCGCCCACCAGGGCGGCGGCATCTGGGAAGATACCGGCGACGAGATCCGGGTCATCTCCGATCCGGCGATCCAGTACGACAACGAGACGCTCCAGTTCAACCTGATGGCCCTCGAGGAGGGTGATCTCGAAGGATCGACACCGATCGCTCGCGCAAATCATTCGCAGGCCTCTGACTTCTCGGACGAGGTCATGGACGAAGCGCGACTCCACGAGAACATCGCGTTCCGGGTCGATAGTTCGTATCACGACGGCTGGAATCGGTCGCTCCACGACACTCTCGGCAGCGGGGTTCATCCGGGCGTCACGATCGATCACCGGCCCGGGGAAGGTGAGAACGGCGTCGTCGAAGTTACGATCGAGGACGTCCTGGAGGAGCACGAAGAGACCGAACTTGCGGTTGTTGATGACGACGGACTAAAAGAACGGAACGGGAACCCGATCGATCCACAGGTGATCGACGGTCCAGGTGGCGGGAACCCTGTGTTCCATCTCGGCGGTGTCCTCGAGAACGTCGGTGACGAACCGGTGACTCAGGAAGTAACGGGAACGATCTTGGATCCGTCGGGTACCGAGGTGCTGAACGCCAGCGAAACCGTCGGACCGGTTGATCCCGGTGACGAAGTACATCTCGGCGACCCCGGCGGTGAAAATCTCCAGTTCGAGCCGGCTCAATACGAGGGCAACTTCGAGTACGGCACTACCTACAACTATACGATCGAAACCCAGGACGACGAACTGGACGATCCCGGCTCGTTCTACTACGGAATGGCTGGCTCGAACTTCAACGTCACCGACATCGATACGAGCGAGACATCCGACAACGCGACCGTCACGGCCACCATCACGAACCGCGGCGTCGAAGACGGCACACAGTACGTCTCACTCGAGGTCGAATCGATCAACGGAACTGCCAACCAGTCTGTCGACCTCGAGTACGGTTCGTCGACGACGGTCGAGTGGACACTGAACCGGTCGGTGCTGCCTGCCGGTTCGAGTACGGTCACCGTCTCGACGGAAGACGATTCGGATACCGATTCGGTAACCGGCAATCCGATCGACGCCGAAGACACGTTCATCGTCGAGGACGGTGGTGTCGGTGACGACTACATCGTCGAAATCGGAACCGAGGCCACCTTCGAGGTGAACGTCACGAGTTATTACCTGACCGATGGCGTCACCGAGGATGTCGAACTGTCGATCCCGGGTGCCAATCCCGACGTCGAATCCAAAGAGGTTACCCTCGACAGCGGAGAAACCACGACCCTCGAGTTCGACGTCGACGTCGACCGTGATACCTTCTCGTCGGGGACCGCCTACGAGTACAACGTGACGACCGACAGCACCGGGTTTGCCGATCCGGGTACCTTCTTCGTCGGCGAACCTGGATCCGAGTTCGAACTGTCGAATCCGAACGTATCCATCGAAGACGACGAGGACTTCGCGTACGTCACTGCCGATCTGGAGAACATCGGCGTCGAGAACGGATCACAGGACGTCGAGTTCGACCTCGAGTACCTCGATCCGATGCCAGACGAACTCGTGGACGAGGGGCTGTACGACGACATTCCGCTGGAGGACGAGTCCGTCACTCGCGAACCCGGCGAGATCGGGACGATAGCGTTGCCGATCAATCAGACGTTGCTTCTGGACGGGCCGTACGAGGCGACGATCTGGACGGACGACGCCGGTCCGGTCTCGACGACGTTCGAGATCACCGCTGGTGTCGATCCCGACACTGCTGGACTGGACGACATCGAGAACGCGACGGTCGAAATCTCGATCGTCAGTTCGCAGGTCTCCGGGATCAACAGGGGTGACCACCAGCTCGGGACGATGACGCTCGAGGTATTGACCGAGCGTGACGGGGTGGCACACTCCGAACACACCTTCCAGAACACCCAGGGAGGAAACAACGTCAACACCTACCCCGCCTGGGAAGAACAGAGCCAGCACACGTTCAACACGACTCTCGAGATCGAAGAGAAGTCGACGCTGACGCTCGCGTCCCGGTCGTACGGCACACCGAACTCGCACGTCTGTGACGTGGAAACTGCGAATCGTGTGGGCGGCGGTAATCACATCTGGTGTACGGACATCGACACTCAGCAGGCGAATACCATGGTCGACCCGGTCGACGCAACGGCCGACGAAGAAGAACAGAACCTCCGCGTCAGGACGGCCGAGGACAACGAACTGCCCGATCAACTCGAGCCGGGGAACGAAGAACAGTTGAGTCTGCCAGATATGCTCGAGGACATCAACGACCCGGCAATCGACCGTGACAGCCTCTGGTCGGACGGCGAACTCGACCTGCGAGACAACGAGTTCCTGTTCATCTTCGAGACGACGATCGAGTGTGGGTACGGATGGGGTGGGACGACCACGAGCGCCTGCTCGCGCCACGGTGGGATGAACGATCAGGACGCCCTCTGGAACTACGCCATCGAGGAGGGACCGAACGATCCGAACTTCAACGACCTCGTCGTCTACGTCCGGGTCGAACGTGCGGACGTCGATCCGGGAACCCCGGAAATCACGATCACGCCTGCCGAAAGTGAGACCGGCGACTTCGGTGGCGGTACCCCTCCCAACGGTGGTACTGAACCCGCCGATTCAGAACTCGTCGTCGATGACGGTATCGATGGGACTGACGGACCAGAACTCGGTCCCGGTCAGGCGAGTGACGAGGACGGCGACTGGTCACGTCCGTCCGGGATCGACGTCGGCTCCGATCACATCGTCATCGGCTAG